GAAAGAACCAACATGTGTAGTCGCAAGGATCGAAGGAATGATCAACACATTGATATTTTGCATGGTAGGCATAACAGAATGAGATGTCGCACGGATAAAGTGGGTTTCGAGGCGTACATGATAATCGATGAGGGACAAGGCACTATTTTCCTAATGCGTTATATAGTTTACTGTTGTCACTGTAACAACGCACGGGTATTTAGCTAGTCTAGCGATATATTTGCACAACTCGCAAAAAATCTAACAGTAACTTGCATTTATTGAGTCTAGCCATGACATAACGGTGGTTCAAGAAACATGTTTCTTAAATCAAAGAGGGAGGGGAACCTTCTAAGCAAGTTGAAGGGTAAAAAAATGGTCAGAAATAAAGTACCTTGTTACTGCTAACATGCGGCCACTAGGTGAGAAATAAGCTGACTGAGCAGATTTCTTAAGTTTGAAAACCTTCAGGCTATCTGGCTCCTTCCTTTTTATATTTCTCACATCCCATATACAGGCTGTTTGATCCTTTGAACTCGTAGCAAGCATATGTGGCTTCTCCGGATGAAAATCTATTGAGTTGATTCTCTCCTCATGCACATCCCATGTAGTTAACACCTTACCCTCACGCTCATCGAAAAGTGTCAGGCCACCCTTTTCATTACCAAAATATAGGCATCGGGCACTATTTTGTGCTTGACAAAGCGAATAAACAGGCCACTCCCATAAATGAACCATACTATACTTCTCCTTCTCAAAGTCCATAAGACAAATTTCACCCTGATGGCTAGAGCTGTAAAACTGTAGCCAAGTAAATGAAATACATCACAAAATAGAATTACAATTGATAGAGAACATTCAATGAGATATACAACATCCAAATAACTATTTGCGCACTGGAAATGGGATAAATCCAACCTAATTTAGCTACCTTGATCATGATTAGCAGATGCACCTATTGGATGACTCTAACGAGGAGTCCCAAGAATATGAAAAAAGAGCCGAAGGAAGGTCACCTTGTGTGGTGCCACCTGGTGCGCCACGATTGCTGACACAGGGCACTTGTGTGGCCAATAACTGAAGACGACCCCATCCACACCGTCGGCATCCTCCGAGACACCGTCGACGTCCCAGTACCCGATATTCCCCCTTTTGTCCCCCGCCGCCACCACGGTCTGGTCGGCGAGCGGGAGGACCCGCATCGACTCT
This is a stretch of genomic DNA from Triticum urartu cultivar G1812 unplaced genomic scaffold, Tu2.1 TuUngrouped_contig_7827, whole genome shotgun sequence. It encodes these proteins:
- the LOC125531676 gene encoding DNA damage-binding protein cmr1-like; this encodes MAEDGLNDYERLRQENIRRNQEKLAPLRRKADELSAPIRLAKPKRPYQVRPKAPTGPVRSSGRARGIAPGNLPPDLSLTPSLASSILGGGAGTNVRAADDFNAGRGMVLMRAHVRNVVPCSIESMRVLPLADQTVVAAGDKRGNIGYWDVDGVSEDADGVDGVVFSYWPHKCPVSAIVAHQVAPHKFYSSSHQGEICLMDFEKEKYSMVHLWEWPVYSLCQAQNSARCLYFGNEKGGLTLFDEREGKVLTTWDVHEERINSIDFHPEKPHMLATSSKDQTACIWDVRNIKRKEPDSLKVFKLKKSAQSAYFSPSGRMLAVTRYFISDHFFTLQLA